One genomic window of Vibrio rhizosphaerae includes the following:
- the yiaK gene encoding 3-dehydro-L-gulonate 2-dehydrogenase: protein MPLVSLNELQHQFESALLKRGMAADSATKLAQGFVEMANEGTYSHGINRFPVFISQVDQGHIKLNAVPECVNSLGALEQWDCHFGPGVLNGLICTERAIELAKQYGIGMVAMRNSNHWMRGGTYVLKMARAGLAGIASTNSIAVMPAWGGKDHRIGTNPLIMAVAGDPPVLVDCSMSQYSYGQLQNYVLADKELPVVGGFDDEGQLTTDPHVLWENKRLLPMGFWKGSSMAVVLDMLLTAVTGGYSVPALTEDMKAEFGVSQFLIAIDTSKTIDGERLIEEMQRIRDYVLASEPAESGKVMIAGSEIQSYIDKHQQQGGIEIHDEIWQQILAL, encoded by the coding sequence ATGCCTCTCGTATCCTTAAATGAACTGCAACATCAATTTGAAAGTGCCTTGCTCAAAAGGGGCATGGCCGCCGACTCAGCAACCAAACTGGCGCAAGGGTTTGTTGAAATGGCGAATGAAGGAACCTACTCGCACGGTATCAACCGATTTCCGGTTTTTATTTCTCAGGTCGATCAAGGACATATTAAGCTCAATGCCGTTCCTGAATGCGTCAACAGTCTGGGTGCTCTGGAGCAGTGGGACTGCCATTTCGGCCCCGGTGTTCTGAATGGGCTGATTTGTACTGAGCGAGCCATTGAACTGGCCAAACAGTATGGTATCGGCATGGTGGCAATGCGCAATTCAAACCACTGGATGCGCGGCGGGACTTACGTACTCAAAATGGCTCGTGCCGGATTGGCTGGCATTGCGTCTACCAACTCAATTGCCGTGATGCCCGCCTGGGGTGGGAAAGATCATCGGATTGGGACCAACCCATTGATTATGGCGGTTGCGGGCGATCCACCCGTGCTGGTGGATTGCTCTATGAGTCAGTACTCCTACGGTCAGCTGCAAAACTATGTGTTGGCCGATAAAGAACTCCCGGTCGTCGGCGGCTTTGATGATGAGGGACAGTTAACGACTGATCCGCATGTTCTGTGGGAAAACAAACGACTCCTGCCGATGGGATTCTGGAAAGGATCATCGATGGCAGTGGTGCTGGATATGCTACTGACGGCGGTGACCGGTGGTTATTCTGTCCCGGCGTTAACCGAAGACATGAAAGCTGAATTCGGCGTCTCACAATTTTTGATTGCGATCGATACCAGTAAAACGATAGACGGCGAGCGTCTGATCGAAGAGATGCAACGTATCCGGGACTATGTGCTCGCCTCTGAACCTGCTGAAAGCGGCAAGGTCATGATTGCCGGATCAGAAATTCAGTCTTATATCGACAAGCACCAACAGCAAGGTGGTATCGAGATTCACGATGAGATTTGGCAACAGATCCTTGCGCTTTAG
- a CDS encoding ABC transporter permease, translating to MYKLYWTAFCSLLGKEVVRFSRIWVQTLVPPAITMTLYFIIFGNLIGSRIGMMHGVSYMAYIVPGLIMMSVITNSYSNVASSFFGAKMHKNIEELLVAPVPTYVIIGGYIMGGVARGLCVGVMVTLVSLFFVDLHVEHWGIIVVTVFLTSVVFSLGGFINAIYAKSFDDISIVPTFILTPLTYLGGVFYSLSLLPEFWQYVSKVNPIVYMVNAFRYGFLGISDVSIQASFSVLGIFIVALYTMSYILVKKGIGLRT from the coding sequence ATGTATAAGCTTTATTGGACCGCCTTTTGCAGTTTACTGGGAAAAGAAGTGGTTCGTTTTTCCCGGATCTGGGTACAAACCCTTGTACCACCAGCGATTACCATGACACTCTATTTTATTATTTTCGGTAATTTGATTGGTTCTCGCATTGGCATGATGCATGGGGTCAGCTACATGGCCTACATTGTTCCCGGCCTGATTATGATGTCGGTGATTACCAACTCTTACTCAAACGTAGCCTCCTCATTTTTTGGGGCTAAAATGCACAAAAATATTGAAGAGTTATTGGTTGCGCCAGTACCGACTTACGTCATCATTGGCGGCTATATTATGGGGGGAGTGGCCCGTGGATTATGTGTCGGTGTGATGGTTACACTGGTGTCGCTATTTTTTGTTGATCTTCATGTTGAACACTGGGGCATTATTGTCGTGACCGTATTCCTGACATCTGTGGTGTTCTCGCTCGGTGGGTTTATCAATGCCATCTATGCCAAGAGTTTTGATGACATCTCGATTGTGCCGACGTTTATCCTGACGCCGCTGACTTACCTTGGCGGCGTGTTTTACTCCTTATCGCTGCTGCCTGAGTTCTGGCAGTATGTGTCCAAAGTCAATCCGATTGTGTATATGGTCAATGCATTCCGTTATGGATTTCTGGGGATTTCCGATGTGAGTATTCAGGCATCGTTTTCGGTGCTGGGGATCTTCATTGTGGCGCTGTATACCATGTCCTATATCTTGGTGAAAAAGGGGATAGGGCTGAGAACCTAA
- a CDS encoding TRAP transporter large permease subunit, whose translation MTLFIFLTVLIVSILLGLPVAFALLLSSIALMVHMDLFSADILAQSLVNGVDSFTLLAIPFFLIAGEVMSAGGLSTRIVRLATCYVGHRKGGLGYVAIMTSVLLAGLSGSAVADAAALVSILYPMMKAAKYPQSPSMGLLAAGGIIAPVIPPSLPLILVGVAGGISIKNLFLGGIVPGILMGLTLMFVWAFTVRSENLDVQPKASAAEKRAALKDGIWALLLPVIIIGGIRFGVFTPTEAAVVAAVYAIFVASVIYREINLRGFYHILLNAGRSTAMVMFLVGCAMVAAWLITVAQLPQQLAQMLAPLVDSPRLLMAVIMLLVLCVGMVMDLSPTILILVPLLMPVVKLAGIDPTYFGLMFVINCSIGLITPPVGTVLNVVCGVAKVPMSAAVKGIFPFILAYTVLLTLFVIFPSMITTPMKLLIG comes from the coding sequence ATGACGCTATTTATCTTCTTAACAGTCTTGATTGTGTCGATCCTGCTCGGATTACCTGTCGCCTTTGCTTTATTACTGTCTTCTATTGCGTTGATGGTGCATATGGATCTGTTCAGTGCTGACATTCTGGCTCAGTCACTGGTGAACGGGGTGGATAGTTTTACCTTACTGGCGATTCCGTTTTTCCTGATTGCCGGTGAGGTAATGTCTGCGGGCGGGTTATCGACACGGATTGTCCGGCTGGCAACTTGTTATGTCGGTCACCGCAAAGGTGGGTTGGGATACGTGGCGATTATGACATCGGTGTTGCTGGCCGGGCTTTCTGGCTCTGCGGTTGCTGATGCTGCGGCTTTGGTCAGTATTCTTTATCCCATGATGAAAGCAGCCAAATATCCGCAAAGTCCATCAATGGGGCTGTTAGCTGCGGGCGGTATCATTGCGCCCGTGATTCCGCCGTCTTTGCCATTAATTTTGGTCGGGGTTGCCGGTGGTATTTCCATTAAGAATTTGTTTCTCGGTGGGATCGTGCCCGGGATATTAATGGGATTAACGCTGATGTTTGTCTGGGCATTCACCGTCCGCAGCGAAAATCTGGATGTCCAACCCAAAGCTTCTGCCGCGGAAAAACGCGCAGCGTTGAAAGATGGTATCTGGGCGTTATTACTCCCGGTGATCATTATCGGCGGGATTCGCTTTGGTGTGTTCACGCCGACAGAAGCTGCGGTTGTCGCCGCCGTATATGCCATCTTTGTCGCTTCGGTGATTTACCGGGAAATCAACCTGCGTGGCTTTTATCACATTTTACTCAATGCCGGCCGTTCAACCGCGATGGTGATGTTCTTGGTCGGGTGTGCGATGGTCGCAGCCTGGCTGATTACCGTGGCTCAGTTGCCCCAACAACTGGCACAGATGCTGGCCCCGCTGGTTGACAGCCCGCGTCTGCTGATGGCGGTCATTATGCTGCTGGTTTTGTGTGTCGGGATGGTGATGGATCTGAGCCCGACCATTCTGATACTGGTGCCGCTCCTGATGCCGGTGGTCAAGCTGGCAGGTATCGACCCTACTTATTTTGGACTGATGTTTGTGATCAACTGTTCGATTGGCCTGATTACGCCACCGGTTGGTACGGTACTCAATGTCGTGTGTGGCGTGGCCAAAGTGCCGATGTCGGCAGCGGTCAAAGGCATCTTTCCATTTATTCTGGCGTACACCGTGTTACTGACGCTGTTCGTCATCTTCCCGAGCATGATAACAACACCAATGAAACTTCTTATCGGATAA
- the aceF gene encoding pyruvate dehydrogenase complex dihydrolipoyllysine-residue acetyltransferase, with protein sequence MTIEINVPDIGADEVEVTEILVSVGDKVEEEQSLITVEGDKASMEVPASQGGIVKEIKIAVGDKVSTDSLIMIFEDEGAASAAPAADAKSEDAAPAASTASTEVKEVHVPDIGGDEVEVTEIMVAVGDQVEEEQSLLTVEGDKASMEVPAPFAGTVKEIKVATGDKVSTSSLIMVFEVAGSGAAPAATAEAPAAASSGSAPKDVHVPDIGGDEVEVTEIMVAVGDSITEEQSLITVEGDKASMEVPAPFAGTVKEIKIKVGDKVSTDSLIMVFEVAGAAPAEAPAKSESAPAPKANAEKPAAASAAPATGDFQENNEYAHASPVVRRLAREFGVNLAKVKGTGRKSRILKEDVQNFVKEALKRLESGAASGKGDGSALGLLPWPKVDFSKFGETEVKPLSRIKKISGANLARNWVMIPHVTQWDNADITELEAFRKEQNAIEAKKDTGMKITPLVFIMKAAAKALEAFPSFNASLSEDGESLIVKKYVNIGIAVDTPNGLVVPVFKDVNKKGIYELSEELMAVSKKARAGKLTASDMQGGCFTISSLGGIGGTAFTPIVNAPEVAILGVSKSEMKPVWNGKDFVPRLQLPLSLSYDHRVIDGAEGARFISYLNGCLSDIRRLVL encoded by the coding sequence ATGACAATCGAAATTAATGTACCTGATATTGGTGCGGATGAGGTTGAAGTCACTGAGATTCTGGTAAGCGTTGGTGACAAAGTTGAAGAAGAGCAATCCCTGATCACTGTTGAAGGTGACAAAGCTTCTATGGAAGTGCCTGCATCGCAAGGCGGGATTGTCAAAGAGATCAAAATTGCCGTGGGCGATAAGGTGTCGACTGACTCGTTGATCATGATCTTTGAAGATGAAGGTGCAGCATCCGCTGCACCGGCTGCTGATGCCAAGTCTGAAGATGCTGCACCAGCGGCATCAACAGCAAGCACTGAAGTGAAAGAAGTGCATGTGCCTGATATCGGTGGCGACGAAGTTGAAGTCACTGAAATCATGGTTGCTGTGGGTGATCAGGTTGAAGAAGAGCAATCACTGCTGACGGTTGAAGGTGACAAAGCTTCGATGGAAGTGCCTGCACCATTTGCCGGTACAGTCAAAGAAATCAAAGTTGCGACGGGTGACAAAGTGTCAACCAGTTCGCTGATTATGGTCTTTGAAGTTGCTGGCTCCGGTGCTGCACCAGCTGCGACTGCTGAAGCGCCAGCGGCTGCTTCCTCTGGATCAGCTCCGAAAGATGTACACGTCCCGGATATCGGTGGTGATGAAGTTGAAGTCACTGAAATCATGGTCGCTGTGGGTGACTCGATCACTGAAGAGCAGTCACTGATTACCGTGGAAGGCGATAAAGCTTCAATGGAAGTGCCTGCACCCTTTGCCGGTACGGTCAAAGAAATCAAAATCAAAGTCGGTGACAAAGTATCAACAGACTCTTTGATCATGGTCTTTGAAGTGGCCGGTGCTGCTCCTGCTGAAGCGCCTGCAAAATCAGAGTCTGCACCAGCACCAAAAGCAAATGCTGAAAAACCGGCCGCTGCGAGTGCTGCACCAGCAACGGGTGATTTCCAGGAAAATAACGAGTATGCGCACGCCTCTCCGGTTGTTCGCCGTCTGGCTCGCGAGTTCGGTGTTAATCTGGCTAAAGTGAAAGGTACGGGGCGTAAGAGCCGTATCCTGAAAGAAGATGTCCAGAACTTTGTCAAAGAAGCCCTGAAACGACTAGAGTCTGGTGCTGCTTCTGGGAAAGGTGACGGCAGTGCATTGGGTCTGTTGCCATGGCCAAAAGTGGACTTCAGTAAGTTTGGTGAAACGGAAGTTAAGCCATTATCTCGCATTAAGAAGATCTCCGGTGCAAACCTCGCACGTAACTGGGTCATGATTCCTCATGTAACCCAGTGGGATAATGCGGATATCACTGAGCTGGAAGCATTCCGTAAAGAACAGAATGCGATTGAAGCGAAGAAAGATACCGGCATGAAGATCACGCCACTGGTTTTCATCATGAAAGCTGCGGCCAAAGCTCTGGAAGCCTTCCCATCATTCAACGCTTCGCTGTCTGAAGACGGTGAAAGCCTGATTGTGAAGAAATACGTTAACATCGGGATTGCAGTCGATACGCCAAATGGCTTGGTGGTTCCTGTGTTCAAAGATGTGAACAAGAAGGGCATTTATGAGCTTTCAGAAGAGTTGATGGCTGTTTCCAAGAAAGCTCGAGCCGGTAAACTGACTGCCTCAGATATGCAAGGTGGCTGTTTCACGATTTCTAGTCTGGGTGGTATCGGTGGTACAGCCTTTACACCAATCGTGAATGCACCTGAAGTTGCAATTTTGGGTGTTTCTAAATCAGAAATGAAACCAGTATGGAATGGCAAGGATTTTGTTCCTCGTCTGCAACTGCCACTCTCTCTGTCTTACGATCACCGTGTGATCGATGGAGCTGAGGGTGCACGTTTCATCAGTTACCTGAACGGTTGCCTGAGCGATATTCGTCGTTTGGTACTGTAA
- the lpdA gene encoding dihydrolipoyl dehydrogenase → MSKEIKTQVVVLGAGPAGYSAAFRCADLGLETVIIERYNTLGGVCLNVGCIPSKALLHVAKVIEEAKALSEHGIVFGEPSTDIDKIRLWKEKVINQLTGGLSGMAKMRKVNVVNGFGKFTGPNSIEVEGEDGKTVINFDNAIIAAGSRPIELPFIPHEDPRIWDSTDALELKEVPKKMLIMGGGIIGLEMGTVYHALGSQIDVVEMFDQVIPAADKDVVKVFTKRIKDKFSLMLETKVTAVEAKDDGIYVSMEGKNAPAEAERYDAVLVAIGRTPNGKLLDAEKAGVEVDDRGFINVDKQMRTNVPHLFAIGDIVGQPMLAHKGVHEGHVAAEVIAGKKHYFDPKVIPSIAYTEPEVAWVGKTEKEAKAEGINYEVATFPWAASGRAIASDCSDGMTKMIFDKDTHRVIGGAIVGTNGGELLGEIGLAIEMGCDAEDLALTIHAHPTLHESVGLAAEVFEGTITDLPNAKAKKK, encoded by the coding sequence ATGAGCAAAGAAATCAAAACCCAGGTGGTTGTGCTAGGTGCAGGTCCTGCTGGTTACTCCGCTGCTTTCCGTTGTGCCGACTTAGGTCTGGAAACTGTAATTATCGAGCGTTACAACACCCTTGGTGGTGTCTGTTTGAATGTCGGTTGTATTCCGTCTAAAGCACTATTGCATGTTGCGAAAGTGATTGAAGAAGCGAAAGCATTATCAGAACACGGCATCGTGTTTGGCGAACCGTCAACAGACATCGATAAGATTCGTCTGTGGAAAGAAAAAGTAATCAACCAGTTAACTGGCGGTCTGAGCGGTATGGCGAAGATGCGTAAAGTGAACGTTGTTAACGGCTTTGGTAAGTTTACCGGGCCAAACAGCATCGAAGTTGAAGGTGAAGATGGTAAAACCGTCATTAACTTCGACAATGCGATTATCGCAGCCGGTTCTCGTCCGATTGAATTACCATTTATTCCGCATGAAGACCCACGCATTTGGGACTCAACGGATGCACTTGAATTGAAAGAAGTGCCGAAGAAAATGCTGATCATGGGTGGCGGTATTATCGGTCTTGAAATGGGTACGGTTTATCACGCACTCGGTTCACAGATTGATGTGGTTGAAATGTTTGATCAGGTGATTCCTGCGGCAGATAAAGATGTCGTGAAAGTCTTCACCAAACGCATCAAAGACAAGTTTAGCCTGATGCTGGAAACCAAAGTCACTGCTGTTGAAGCAAAAGACGATGGTATTTATGTGTCGATGGAAGGCAAAAATGCGCCGGCAGAAGCAGAGCGCTATGACGCAGTCTTGGTTGCAATCGGCCGGACGCCAAACGGTAAACTGCTCGATGCAGAGAAAGCTGGTGTTGAAGTTGATGATCGCGGCTTTATCAATGTTGATAAGCAAATGCGTACTAATGTTCCTCATCTGTTTGCAATCGGTGATATCGTTGGTCAGCCAATGCTGGCACACAAAGGGGTTCATGAAGGACATGTTGCTGCTGAAGTAATTGCCGGTAAGAAACATTACTTTGATCCGAAAGTGATCCCATCAATTGCATATACTGAGCCTGAAGTCGCATGGGTTGGTAAGACTGAGAAAGAAGCCAAAGCTGAAGGAATCAACTACGAAGTTGCCACTTTCCCTTGGGCTGCATCTGGCCGTGCTATCGCATCAGATTGTTCTGATGGGATGACGAAGATGATCTTCGACAAAGACACACATCGCGTGATCGGTGGTGCGATTGTCGGCACCAATGGTGGCGAACTGTTGGGTGAAATTGGTCTGGCGATTGAGATGGGTTGTGATGCTGAAGATTTGGCGCTCACCATTCATGCTCACCCGACACTGCATGAGTCAGTGGGTCTGGCGGCTGAAGTTTTCGAAGGCACAATTACGGATCTGCCAAACGCGAAAGCGAAAAAGAAATAA
- the can gene encoding carbonate dehydratase, with protein sequence MPQIKTLFENNAKWTQAIKAENPEYFSKLAEGQNPDFLWIGCSDSRVPAERLTGLYAGELFVHRNVANLVIHTDLNCLSVVQYAVDVLKVKHVIICGHYHCGGVNAAIDTPKLGLINNWLLHIHDVYCKHRGYLDKMSDQDRADKLAEINVAEQVYNLGNSTILQGAWERGQQIELHGVVYGIEDGKLEYLGVRCHSPQTVEDNYHQAMEKILNPEYELLCR encoded by the coding sequence ATGCCCCAGATCAAAACACTATTCGAAAATAATGCGAAATGGACCCAGGCGATTAAAGCAGAGAATCCTGAATATTTCAGTAAACTGGCAGAGGGCCAGAATCCTGATTTTCTGTGGATTGGTTGTTCCGACAGCCGCGTTCCGGCAGAGCGTCTGACCGGACTTTATGCCGGCGAACTCTTTGTTCACCGCAATGTTGCCAACTTAGTCATTCATACCGATTTGAATTGTCTCTCGGTCGTCCAGTATGCGGTTGATGTTCTGAAAGTGAAGCATGTCATTATCTGTGGGCACTATCACTGTGGCGGCGTCAATGCTGCAATTGACACTCCGAAGCTCGGACTCATCAATAACTGGTTACTGCATATTCATGATGTCTACTGCAAACACCGCGGTTACCTTGATAAGATGTCAGATCAAGATCGCGCTGACAAACTGGCAGAAATCAATGTCGCAGAACAGGTTTATAACTTGGGTAACTCGACCATCCTGCAAGGTGCATGGGAGCGAGGGCAACAAATTGAATTACACGGTGTGGTCTACGGTATCGAAGACGGAAAACTAGAGTATCTGGGGGTTCGTTGTCATTCCCCGCAAACGGTTGAAGACAATTACCATCAAGCCATGGAAAAAATTCTCAACCCTGAATATGAATTGCTTTGTCGCTGA
- a CDS encoding ABC transporter ATP-binding protein, giving the protein MNALELTDLRKTYAGGFEALKGLNLTVRKGDFYALLGPNGAGKSTTIGIISSLVNKTAGKVSVFGHDLDKEMELAKLSLGLVPQEFNFNQFETVEQIVIQQAGYYGVPRAEAKERAKKYLTQLDLWEKRKERSRNLSGGMKRRLMIARALMHEPQLLILDEPTAGVDIELRRSMWDFLQQLNRQGITIILTTHYLEEAEMLCRNIGIIQGGELIENTSMKALLGQLKVETFILDLAPTVTDIPELTGVLSQKHTDGSLEIEIEKTQGLNHIFRQLSDHGIPVLSMRNKANRLEELFVRIVNESTTGRHTTANRDAAHHETSTN; this is encoded by the coding sequence ATGAATGCATTAGAACTAACCGATTTACGTAAAACGTATGCTGGTGGATTTGAAGCACTGAAAGGCCTCAATCTGACGGTGAGAAAAGGAGATTTTTACGCCTTGCTCGGTCCCAATGGTGCCGGCAAATCAACCACAATCGGCATTATTTCCTCACTGGTTAATAAAACCGCAGGAAAAGTCTCCGTGTTTGGCCATGATCTGGATAAAGAAATGGAGCTGGCTAAGCTTTCTTTGGGATTAGTCCCTCAGGAGTTTAATTTCAACCAGTTTGAAACGGTTGAGCAGATTGTGATTCAACAAGCGGGATACTATGGTGTGCCGCGTGCCGAAGCCAAAGAGCGGGCGAAGAAATATCTCACTCAGCTCGACTTATGGGAAAAGCGCAAAGAACGATCGAGAAATCTCTCCGGTGGGATGAAGCGTCGCTTGATGATTGCCCGGGCTTTAATGCACGAGCCTCAGCTGTTGATTCTTGATGAACCAACTGCAGGTGTCGATATTGAATTACGTCGCTCGATGTGGGATTTCCTGCAACAGCTCAACCGCCAAGGGATTACCATCATTCTGACCACACACTATCTGGAAGAAGCGGAAATGTTGTGCCGCAACATTGGCATCATTCAGGGGGGAGAGTTGATTGAGAATACCTCGATGAAAGCTTTACTCGGGCAGCTCAAGGTGGAAACTTTTATTCTGGATCTTGCCCCCACGGTGACTGATATTCCGGAGTTGACCGGGGTGCTCAGTCAGAAGCATACCGATGGTTCGCTGGAAATTGAGATCGAGAAAACCCAAGGACTCAACCATATATTCCGTCAGTTAAGTGATCATGGCATTCCGGTTCTGTCGATGCGCAATAAAGCCAATCGACTGGAAGAATTGTTTGTCCGTATCGTCAACGAATCGACGACAGGCCGACATACCACCGCAAACCGTGATGCTGCACATCATGAGACGTCAACGAATTGA
- a CDS encoding LuxR/HapR/OpaR family quorum-sensing transcriptional regulator: protein MDASIEKRPRTRLSPQKRKLQLMEIALEVFAKRGIGRGGHADIAEIAQVSVATVFNYFPTREDLVDDVLTHVVHQFSNFLADNIDVDSYIKDNLYNLTHKMTKLVFEDCHWLKVWFEWSASTRDEVWPLFVSTNHTNRLLVKNMFTKAVERGDVSEHYDPEHLVTLFLGIFYSLFVQVNRLQDQKEIDDLVNSYLDMLCIYNNRRA from the coding sequence ATGGACGCTTCAATAGAAAAACGCCCTCGTACACGATTATCACCTCAGAAACGCAAACTTCAGCTCATGGAAATAGCGCTTGAAGTTTTTGCTAAACGAGGTATCGGACGTGGTGGACATGCAGATATCGCTGAGATTGCTCAGGTTTCTGTTGCAACTGTATTCAACTATTTCCCAACACGGGAAGATTTAGTTGATGATGTGCTCACCCACGTTGTTCACCAATTCTCAAACTTCCTCGCAGATAATATCGACGTGGATAGTTATATCAAAGATAACCTCTATAACCTGACCCATAAAATGACAAAACTGGTTTTTGAAGATTGTCATTGGCTGAAAGTGTGGTTCGAATGGAGTGCATCCACTCGTGATGAAGTCTGGCCACTATTTGTCTCGACCAACCATACCAACCGCCTGTTGGTGAAAAATATGTTTACCAAAGCAGTTGAGCGTGGCGATGTCAGTGAACATTATGATCCTGAGCATTTGGTCACTTTGTTCCTCGGCATCTTCTACTCTCTGTTTGTTCAGGTTAACCGTCTACAAGATCAAAAAGAGATCGATGACCTGGTGAACAGTTATCTGGACATGTTATGTATTTATAATAACCGTCGGGCTTAA
- a CDS encoding TRAP transporter small permease, with amino-acid sequence MGFREVIIAGELYMRTGLKWVWDSIDIIMAAILVAMLVLVFTNVVLRYGFSSGLRASVELSRMGLVWVVMLGAVTVLKRDEHLAVKEFTEKLMPRWVPFLRRLCWLIILISVGMLFYGAFSQMMDNWRDISPLTGLPSALFYLAGAISGGLMAVLAFGRIFFPQWMLDAPSGNTSETTPTQEDQA; translated from the coding sequence GTGGGATTCAGAGAAGTCATCATTGCCGGAGAGTTGTATATGCGCACGGGATTGAAATGGGTTTGGGACAGTATTGACATCATTATGGCAGCGATTTTGGTCGCAATGTTGGTGCTGGTATTTACCAATGTTGTACTCAGGTATGGATTTTCGTCAGGGCTGCGGGCATCCGTCGAGTTATCCCGTATGGGGCTTGTCTGGGTGGTGATGTTAGGCGCAGTGACTGTTCTTAAACGGGATGAACATCTGGCGGTTAAGGAGTTTACCGAAAAACTCATGCCTCGCTGGGTCCCATTTCTCAGACGGTTGTGTTGGTTGATTATTTTGATTTCGGTCGGGATGCTGTTTTATGGCGCATTTAGTCAGATGATGGATAACTGGCGTGATATTTCACCGTTGACCGGGCTGCCTTCTGCACTTTTCTATCTTGCGGGGGCAATCTCCGGCGGGTTGATGGCTGTTCTGGCGTTCGGACGAATCTTTTTCCCGCAGTGGATGCTCGATGCACCATCCGGCAATACCTCGGAGACAACACCGACTCAGGAGGATCAGGCATGA
- the hpt gene encoding hypoxanthine phosphoribosyltransferase, protein MKHTVEVMISEQDVQKRVQALGKEITEYYQHSEELVLVGLLRGSFVFMADLARAIQLTHQVDFMTASSYGNAMESSRDVRILKDLDDDIKGKDVLLVEDIIDTGNTLNKVKEILSLREPRSIRICTLLDKPSRREVPVDATWIGFEIPDEFVVGVGIDYAQKYRHLPYIGRVILQEA, encoded by the coding sequence ATGAAGCATACCGTTGAAGTCATGATTTCTGAGCAGGATGTCCAGAAACGTGTTCAAGCCCTAGGGAAGGAAATTACCGAATATTATCAGCATAGCGAGGAATTGGTTCTGGTCGGATTGCTCCGCGGATCATTCGTGTTTATGGCTGATTTAGCCCGAGCGATTCAACTGACGCATCAAGTCGATTTTATGACGGCTTCCAGCTATGGGAACGCGATGGAAAGTTCACGGGATGTTCGTATCCTGAAAGATCTCGATGATGATATCAAAGGGAAAGATGTCTTGCTGGTTGAAGATATTATCGATACGGGGAATACCTTAAATAAGGTCAAAGAGATTCTGTCGCTGCGCGAGCCACGTTCGATTCGTATCTGTACTTTACTGGATAAGCCTTCACGCCGTGAAGTACCGGTTGATGCAACATGGATTGGTTTTGAAATTCCAGATGAGTTTGTCGTGGGTGTCGGTATTGATTATGCACAGAAATACCGTCATTTGCCTTATATCGGTCGGGTGATCCTGCAAGAAGCATAA